Proteins found in one Pseudomonas marvdashtae genomic segment:
- a CDS encoding DMT family transporter — MFSFSKNALLATASTSLFVLLWSSGAIFSKLGLAHASPFAFLLIRFAIALCALVLLVPLLKFKLPRPGKPMLYAAVTGLVLLGAYQIFYLLALQLNVTPGVMATLMGVQPILTVVLMERQRSWQRMFGLALGLVGLVMVVYQGIGLAGMSLAGMLCGLLALVSMTAGSIMQKRITDNPLGTLPVQYLAGLILCAVFVPFQPFHFEHSMGFIVPVLWMGLVVSVLATLLLYRLIARGNLVNVTSLFYLVPAVTAIMDYLVFGNRLALLSLLGMVLIIIGLVFVFRKSR; from the coding sequence ATGTTTTCCTTTTCCAAAAACGCCTTATTGGCGACGGCTTCCACGAGCCTGTTCGTTTTGCTGTGGAGCAGCGGGGCGATCTTTTCAAAATTGGGCCTGGCCCATGCGTCACCGTTCGCTTTCCTGCTGATCCGTTTCGCTATCGCCCTGTGTGCGTTGGTGCTGTTGGTCCCGTTGCTGAAGTTCAAGCTGCCACGGCCCGGCAAGCCGATGCTCTATGCGGCGGTGACCGGCCTGGTGTTGTTGGGGGCCTATCAGATTTTCTATCTGCTGGCGCTGCAACTGAACGTTACCCCCGGCGTGATGGCCACGCTGATGGGTGTGCAGCCGATCCTCACCGTGGTGCTCATGGAGCGTCAACGTTCCTGGCAACGGATGTTCGGCCTGGCGCTGGGCTTGGTTGGACTGGTGATGGTGGTGTACCAAGGCATCGGCCTGGCGGGCATGTCCCTGGCGGGGATGCTCTGTGGGTTGCTGGCGCTGGTGAGCATGACCGCGGGTTCGATCATGCAGAAGCGCATCACCGACAATCCGCTCGGCACCCTGCCGGTGCAATACCTGGCCGGGCTCATCCTGTGCGCGGTGTTCGTGCCGTTCCAGCCGTTTCACTTCGAACACAGCATGGGTTTTATCGTGCCGGTGCTGTGGATGGGGCTGGTGGTTTCGGTGCTGGCGACCCTGCTGCTGTATCGGCTTATCGCCCGGGGCAACCTGGTCAACGTGACCAGTCTGTTCTACCTGGTGCCGGCGGTGACAGCGATCATGGACTACCTGGTATTCGGCAACCGGCTGGCGTTGTTGAGCTTGCTGGGGATGGTGCTGATTATCATCGGCTTGGTGTTTGTATTTCGTAAGAGTCGCTAG